One genomic segment of Actinoplanes ianthinogenes includes these proteins:
- a CDS encoding class I SAM-dependent methyltransferase: MAYQHPLQYLLGLEGVALLRVFGGDFDREFAEARVAEIRRLLAEPALGAAGTDAPPVDTVDGYRVWSRTYDEPGNGLFPPEEAFVHGIVGTLPPGIAVDVACGTGRHTAYLASLGHRVTGVDSSPEMLALARAKVPQAEFHQADLHDLPLPGDHADLVTCALALAHLPDLKAPFAEFARILRPGGHLLVTDIHHELAALSAPVRVRSGDGEPGLIRTYRHRPTDYLRAALPLGLRVRAGEESRWADGGDEPGPMPDTIETGAWDHWPWSLLGITPAATAAAFGGTPTVMLWHFQKAD; the protein is encoded by the coding sequence ATGGCTTACCAGCATCCGCTGCAATACCTGCTCGGCCTGGAGGGAGTCGCGCTGCTCCGGGTCTTCGGCGGGGACTTCGACCGGGAGTTCGCCGAGGCCCGGGTCGCGGAGATCCGCCGGCTGCTCGCCGAGCCCGCCCTCGGCGCGGCCGGGACCGACGCCCCGCCGGTGGACACGGTGGACGGGTACCGGGTCTGGTCACGGACCTACGACGAGCCGGGCAACGGGCTGTTCCCGCCGGAGGAGGCCTTCGTGCACGGCATCGTCGGCACCCTGCCGCCGGGGATCGCGGTGGACGTGGCCTGCGGCACCGGGCGGCACACCGCGTACCTGGCCTCGCTCGGGCACCGGGTGACCGGCGTCGACAGCTCGCCGGAGATGCTCGCGCTGGCCCGCGCCAAGGTGCCGCAGGCCGAGTTCCACCAGGCCGACCTCCACGATCTGCCGCTCCCCGGCGACCATGCCGACCTGGTCACCTGCGCGCTCGCGCTGGCGCACCTGCCGGATCTGAAGGCGCCGTTCGCCGAGTTCGCCCGGATCCTGCGGCCCGGCGGGCACCTGCTGGTGACCGACATTCATCATGAGCTGGCGGCGCTCAGCGCACCGGTCCGGGTCCGCTCCGGGGACGGCGAGCCGGGGCTCATCCGCACCTATCGGCACCGGCCGACCGACTACCTGCGCGCCGCGCTGCCGCTCGGCCTGCGGGTGCGGGCCGGCGAGGAGTCCCGCTGGGCGGACGGCGGCGACGAGCCCGGCCCGATGCCGGACACCATCGAGACCGGCGCCTGGGATCATTGGCCCTGGTCGCTGCTGGGCATCACGCCGGCCGCCACCGCGGCGGCGTTCGGCGGCACACCCACGGTCATGCTCTGGCACTTCCAGAAGGCCGATTGA
- a CDS encoding P-loop NTPase fold protein: MAVPPSTFSRFSASTQRALRWAGAAAACRESGPIGPDGPAMNPFDLLVGLLLAHPDAAGEAFVVLDHFGLTARDVLPPNYPALAPDQLQHQAAKLVGPPHLSPSVELVVGRLPASSAGPVPLYLLLGALLGADTELTTPLRVALAAAGDSLDAVRDSYERWLRSEADKAPRAGDSLRDWLRRANPRQPVDLPAYASDRIDAGHDLIGIAAEADAFAYLLASRDLTPPLAIGLFGDWGSGKSFLMQAVKDRINQLGDLVGETGQQEAPVWKQIRQIEFNAWEYVQGDLWAGLLEHIFGELGTPDMPTNLVDTARRPLEAELRAERTRGDRSTEQLEASRAEVETATLELAYAENEARDARDAAPARTEELLADQGRRALREAFGATWAQRRLDVVGHDGAALLDAVGEAKTLLRKPIGPYWQKRSRIVLLSLGAALIPLVAWLLTVLDVPPLVSLLGGLAAVVPVATSAIRGATGWAQRVITDLEAAETAVRDDVAREVAEKEQTAEQAARKLEDAEERLAAAQTARDAVLQRATSLLRRIEELTPDRVFVEFADERSSDYRRRLGLLSRVRQDLLEIQEQLRANNNDLLAGKGNTVLPNRIVLYVDDLDRCPPDKVVEVLEAVHLLLAFEMFVVVVAVDTRWLSAALTDQLPALTETGQDDDRHPAPRHYLEKIFQLPYWVQPLTPEARMQLVRGLLAASLRSRADAGPDPSGGSDLHVGEHEREVLKLMLGKRSSTLRIETSQLTLTLPDLEFIESLAPLAGDTPRQVKRFVNTCQLLLAMRPPLKPAEAFPPERHVVCLLAAINAGPSSVADLVFARAAAHSATTLGATADEPAGRAAAAWGPLRDWLGHHQPWRDLPIEKLSVRLEMVRRLRFEQPGRI; this comes from the coding sequence ATGGCCGTTCCACCGTCCACGTTCAGCCGGTTCTCCGCGTCCACGCAGCGGGCGCTGCGGTGGGCGGGCGCCGCCGCCGCGTGCCGGGAGAGCGGGCCGATCGGCCCGGACGGTCCGGCGATGAACCCGTTCGACCTGCTGGTCGGCCTGCTGCTGGCGCACCCGGACGCGGCGGGCGAGGCGTTCGTGGTGCTCGACCACTTCGGGCTGACGGCGCGTGACGTGCTGCCGCCGAACTATCCGGCTCTCGCTCCGGACCAGTTGCAGCACCAGGCCGCGAAGCTGGTCGGCCCGCCCCACCTGTCCCCGTCCGTCGAACTCGTCGTCGGCCGGCTGCCGGCCTCGTCCGCCGGGCCGGTTCCGCTGTACCTCCTGCTCGGCGCGCTGCTCGGCGCGGACACCGAGCTGACCACGCCGCTGAGGGTCGCCTTGGCCGCGGCCGGCGACAGCCTCGACGCGGTGCGCGACTCCTACGAGCGGTGGCTCCGGTCCGAGGCGGACAAGGCGCCCCGGGCCGGTGACTCGCTGCGCGACTGGTTGCGCCGCGCGAACCCGCGGCAGCCGGTGGACCTGCCGGCCTATGCCTCCGACCGGATCGACGCGGGTCACGACCTGATCGGGATCGCCGCCGAGGCGGACGCCTTCGCCTACCTGCTGGCCTCCCGGGACCTGACGCCACCGCTGGCGATCGGCCTGTTCGGCGACTGGGGCAGCGGCAAGAGCTTCCTGATGCAGGCGGTCAAGGATCGGATCAACCAGCTCGGCGACCTGGTCGGGGAGACCGGGCAGCAGGAGGCGCCGGTCTGGAAGCAGATCCGGCAGATCGAGTTCAACGCCTGGGAGTACGTGCAGGGCGACCTCTGGGCCGGCCTGCTGGAACACATCTTCGGCGAACTCGGCACCCCGGACATGCCGACCAACCTGGTGGACACCGCACGCCGGCCGCTGGAGGCCGAGCTGCGGGCCGAGCGGACCCGCGGCGACCGGTCCACCGAGCAGCTCGAAGCGAGCCGGGCCGAGGTCGAGACCGCGACGCTGGAGCTGGCCTACGCCGAGAACGAGGCCCGGGACGCCCGGGACGCCGCGCCCGCCCGGACCGAGGAACTGCTCGCCGACCAGGGCCGGCGGGCGCTGCGCGAGGCGTTCGGCGCGACCTGGGCGCAACGCCGGCTCGACGTCGTCGGCCACGACGGGGCGGCCCTGCTGGACGCGGTGGGCGAGGCCAAGACCCTGCTGCGCAAACCGATCGGGCCGTACTGGCAGAAGCGGTCGCGGATCGTGCTGCTCAGCCTCGGCGCGGCGCTCATCCCGCTGGTCGCGTGGCTGCTGACCGTCCTGGACGTGCCGCCGCTGGTCTCCCTGCTCGGTGGACTGGCAGCGGTCGTGCCGGTGGCGACCAGCGCCATCCGCGGCGCCACCGGCTGGGCGCAGCGGGTGATCACCGACCTGGAGGCGGCCGAGACGGCGGTCCGCGACGACGTCGCCCGGGAGGTCGCGGAGAAGGAGCAGACCGCCGAGCAGGCCGCCCGCAAGCTCGAGGACGCCGAGGAACGCCTGGCCGCCGCGCAGACCGCCCGGGACGCCGTGCTCCAGCGCGCCACCTCGCTGCTGCGGCGGATCGAGGAGCTGACCCCGGACCGGGTCTTCGTCGAGTTCGCCGACGAGCGCAGCTCCGACTACCGCCGGCGGCTGGGCCTGCTCTCCCGGGTCCGGCAGGACCTGCTGGAGATCCAGGAGCAGCTGCGGGCCAACAACAACGACCTGCTCGCCGGCAAGGGCAACACCGTCCTGCCCAACCGGATCGTGCTCTACGTCGACGACCTGGACCGCTGCCCGCCGGACAAGGTGGTCGAGGTGCTGGAGGCGGTGCACCTGCTGCTGGCGTTCGAGATGTTCGTCGTGGTGGTGGCGGTGGACACCCGGTGGCTGAGCGCGGCGCTGACCGATCAGCTCCCCGCCCTGACCGAGACCGGTCAGGACGACGACCGGCACCCGGCGCCCCGGCACTACCTGGAGAAGATCTTCCAACTGCCGTACTGGGTGCAGCCGCTCACCCCCGAGGCCCGGATGCAGCTGGTCCGCGGGCTGCTCGCGGCCAGCCTGCGCAGCCGCGCCGACGCGGGGCCGGACCCGTCCGGCGGCTCCGACCTGCACGTCGGGGAGCACGAGCGGGAGGTGCTGAAGCTGATGCTCGGGAAGCGCTCGTCCACCCTGCGGATCGAGACCAGCCAGCTCACCCTCACGCTGCCGGACCTGGAGTTCATCGAGTCGCTGGCGCCGCTCGCCGGGGACACCCCGCGCCAGGTCAAACGCTTCGTCAACACCTGCCAGCTGCTGCTGGCGATGCGCCCGCCGCTGAAGCCGGCCGAGGCGTTCCCGCCGGAGCGGCACGTCGTCTGCCTGCTCGCCGCGATCAACGCCGGCCCGTCCTCGGTGGCCGACCTCGTCTTCGCCCGGGCGGCGGCGCACTCGGCGACGACGCTGGGCGCCACCGCCGACGAGCCGGCGGGCAGGGCCGCGGCGGCCTGGGGACCGCTGCGCGACTGGCTCGGCCACCACCAGCCGTGGCGGGACCTGCCGATCGAGAAGCTGTCGGTCCGGCTGGAGATGGTCCGGCGGCTGCGCTTCGAGCAACCCGGCCGCATCTGA
- a CDS encoding M14 family zinc carboxypeptidase: MRLLKPSALAVLLVAALTPQVAGTPATAGAPCSSDPAAHLGDVPSPEQFLGFPLGIGQQRVVTNTEIRDYLSAVDKSSNRVTSGTMGSSVLGQPLNYAVVSGKRVTQRTLDDIRDLRDPRRTGATQARRTAAGEPAIVWIAGNVHGGETSGADASLKTLYELAAGLSCAVKDRNDNLITVILPTQNPDGRDAARRQNEYGFDLNRDWFARTQPETDSKIDLLREYPPQVFIDAHEMGGRQYFFPPNADPIHHEIASAPVDWINRIGAANKAGFGYNGACTDTVTTECYFNYDTYDLFYMGYGDTVPATGFGAAGMTYEKGSASAVQDRVQQQFNTQWATLGWAAANKREVLTSYYKIWTDALAEGRAGTLEPNEVVQPENTVQFPVPDIKIKSYFLLPDRQLGDVRRLVERLRGMDVEIYKIKKPLTVRDAHLFGGRTAKNVTVPAGAYWIPMEQPQKHWIQATLGEDPYVPFPYFYDVSSWSNPLLMGIDTLYTGDRVRPRADLVERIEGGTAGHAPRTGSYSYPLDSASAAHLTFRLLGQGAAPLRDGTLVRVPAAAVSRDADRLARSLGVTLTPSRKPATGTALVLPDVGLFRGAGISTTSGSYGEARYLLGSRWGLDLKPVTSADINDNTPAFTGRSVLLVPDGSNPTGGLTAAGQANLRAWIAQGHTYLGLRNEGTRLARAAGLTSTTEKAKPDDYLVIGSHLRVDVDHSSPVGAGRPAEDFAFNNDDPILTPSSTGVNVLTYPSGDTFWYNGYTVGSDLLKGTAVVVDEPTGAGRAVLFAFNPLFRGYEESGQQLVANALLAPAGTPSALRAASPAPARAAAAGQAAPANLGGEWRPSRIQVAAGDLARAQAVVRRYTSTATASVIGGSGYLTIPNPDGLQPDEHPFLRDLVTDLKAAGIPLRAVAG, from the coding sequence GTGCGACTTCTGAAACCCTCGGCCCTGGCAGTCCTCCTGGTGGCTGCCCTGACCCCGCAAGTCGCCGGCACCCCGGCGACCGCGGGCGCCCCTTGCAGCAGCGACCCTGCCGCCCACCTCGGTGACGTGCCCAGCCCGGAGCAGTTCCTCGGCTTCCCGCTCGGCATCGGCCAGCAGCGGGTGGTCACCAACACCGAGATCCGCGACTACCTGAGCGCCGTCGACAAATCGTCGAACCGGGTCACCTCCGGCACGATGGGCAGCAGCGTCCTCGGCCAGCCGCTGAACTACGCGGTGGTCTCCGGCAAGCGGGTCACCCAGCGCACCCTCGACGACATCCGCGACCTGCGCGACCCGCGGCGTACCGGCGCCACGCAGGCCCGCCGCACCGCAGCCGGCGAACCGGCGATCGTCTGGATCGCCGGGAACGTGCACGGCGGCGAGACCAGCGGCGCGGACGCCTCGCTCAAGACCCTCTACGAGCTGGCCGCCGGGCTGTCCTGCGCGGTCAAGGACCGCAACGACAACCTGATCACGGTGATCCTGCCGACCCAGAACCCGGACGGCCGGGACGCAGCGCGGCGGCAGAACGAGTACGGCTTCGACCTGAACCGGGACTGGTTCGCCCGCACCCAGCCGGAGACCGACAGCAAGATCGACCTGCTCCGGGAGTACCCGCCGCAGGTCTTCATCGACGCGCACGAGATGGGCGGCCGGCAGTACTTCTTCCCGCCGAACGCGGATCCGATCCACCACGAGATCGCGAGCGCGCCGGTCGACTGGATCAACCGGATCGGCGCGGCGAACAAGGCCGGCTTCGGCTACAACGGGGCCTGCACCGACACGGTCACCACCGAGTGCTACTTCAACTACGACACCTATGACCTGTTCTACATGGGGTACGGCGACACCGTTCCGGCGACCGGATTCGGGGCGGCCGGCATGACGTACGAAAAGGGCAGTGCCTCGGCCGTGCAGGACCGCGTGCAGCAGCAATTCAACACGCAGTGGGCGACGCTCGGCTGGGCCGCGGCCAACAAGCGCGAGGTGTTGACCAGCTACTACAAGATCTGGACGGACGCGCTTGCCGAGGGCCGGGCCGGCACCCTCGAACCCAACGAGGTGGTGCAGCCGGAGAACACGGTCCAGTTCCCGGTGCCGGACATCAAGATCAAGTCCTACTTCCTGCTGCCGGACCGCCAGCTCGGCGACGTCCGCCGCCTGGTCGAGCGGTTGCGCGGCATGGACGTCGAGATCTACAAGATCAAAAAGCCGCTTACGGTACGCGACGCGCACCTGTTCGGCGGCCGCACCGCGAAGAACGTCACCGTCCCGGCCGGCGCCTACTGGATCCCGATGGAGCAGCCCCAGAAACACTGGATCCAGGCCACCCTCGGCGAGGACCCGTACGTCCCGTTCCCGTATTTCTACGACGTCTCCTCGTGGAGCAACCCGCTGCTGATGGGCATCGACACCCTCTACACCGGCGACCGGGTCAGGCCCCGCGCCGACCTGGTCGAGCGGATCGAGGGCGGCACCGCAGGCCACGCGCCCCGCACCGGCTCCTACAGCTACCCGCTCGACTCCGCCTCCGCCGCGCACCTGACCTTCCGCCTGCTCGGCCAGGGCGCCGCCCCGCTCCGCGACGGCACCCTGGTCCGGGTGCCGGCCGCCGCCGTCTCCCGCGACGCCGACCGGCTCGCCCGATCCCTCGGCGTCACGCTGACGCCGAGCCGCAAACCCGCCACCGGCACCGCGCTCGTGCTGCCGGACGTCGGCCTGTTCCGCGGCGCCGGCATCTCCACCACCTCCGGCTCCTACGGCGAGGCCCGCTACCTGCTCGGCAGCCGGTGGGGTCTCGACCTCAAGCCGGTGACCAGCGCCGACATCAACGACAACACCCCGGCGTTCACCGGGCGCAGCGTGCTGCTGGTCCCGGACGGCAGCAACCCGACCGGCGGGCTCACCGCGGCCGGCCAGGCCAACCTGCGGGCCTGGATCGCCCAGGGACACACCTACCTGGGGCTGCGCAACGAGGGCACCCGGCTGGCCCGGGCCGCCGGCCTCACCTCGACCACCGAGAAGGCGAAGCCGGACGACTACCTGGTGATCGGCTCGCACCTGCGGGTCGACGTGGACCACAGCAGCCCGGTCGGGGCCGGCCGCCCGGCCGAGGACTTCGCGTTCAACAACGACGACCCGATCCTCACCCCGAGCAGCACCGGCGTGAACGTGCTGACGTACCCGAGCGGCGACACGTTCTGGTACAACGGCTACACCGTCGGGTCGGACCTGCTCAAGGGCACGGCCGTGGTGGTGGACGAGCCGACCGGCGCCGGGCGCGCGGTGCTGTTCGCCTTCAACCCGCTGTTCCGGGGATATGAGGAGAGCGGCCAGCAGTTGGTGGCCAACGCGCTGCTCGCCCCGGCCGGCACCCCGTCCGCGCTGCGCGCCGCGAGCCCGGCCCCGGCCCGGGCGGCGGCCGCCGGCCAGGCGGCACCGGCCAACCTGGGCGGCGAGTGGCGCCCTAGCCGGATCCAGGTCGCCGCCGGTGACCTGGCTCGCGCCCAGGCCGTGGTGCGGCGGTACACCAGCACCGCGACGGCCTCGGTGATCGGCGGCTCCGGATACCTCACCATCCCCAACCCGGACGGCCTCCAGCCGGACGAGCACCCGTTCCTGCGCGACCTGGTGACCGACCTGAAGGCGGCCGGCATCCCGCTCCGCGCGGTCGCCGGCTGA
- a CDS encoding Dyp-type peroxidase — translation MDTERLLDTPGGVRDLGPAGLAKWSALVGKGGPAATLTFGILRRGIAYGPAYDHGDPAAPGNSAERGLLFLCYQTDLTQQFELLAQRWANQPERPRQGLDNGVDLLIGRTRPGAPRRARLLGGEVSTMADYVIPRGGAYLFAPSLSAIRALAAGG, via the coding sequence GTGGACACGGAACGGCTGCTGGACACCCCGGGTGGTGTGCGTGACCTCGGCCCCGCCGGGCTGGCGAAGTGGTCGGCCCTGGTCGGCAAGGGCGGCCCGGCGGCCACGCTCACCTTCGGCATCCTGCGGCGGGGGATCGCGTACGGCCCGGCGTACGACCACGGCGACCCGGCCGCACCGGGCAACAGCGCGGAACGCGGTCTGCTGTTCCTCTGCTACCAGACCGACCTGACACAGCAGTTCGAGCTGCTCGCCCAGCGCTGGGCGAACCAGCCGGAACGCCCCCGGCAGGGCTTGGACAACGGTGTCGACCTGCTGATCGGGCGTACCCGTCCGGGCGCACCCCGCCGCGCCCGTCTGCTCGGCGGCGAGGTGTCCACGATGGCCGACTACGTGATCCCGCGCGGCGGCGCCTACCTGTTCGCCCCCTCCCTGTCCGCGATCCGGGCGCTGGCCGCGGGAGGATAG
- a CDS encoding transglutaminase-like domain-containing protein codes for MSGPIRLTAEDPAAYLGGDDIVQTGHPAVRALAAELRAAHPDDGEFARAAFEWVRDRIQHSVDVQDPRVTLTASEVLSAGVGLCYAQAHLLAAVTRAGGVPAGLCYQRLGGDGEPFLHGLVAVHLDGGWHRQDPRGNQPGHYAEFRLDREQIAYPIAPGSADQDLPEVHIRPAPSVVTALRGAYDALDLCRSGLPSVP; via the coding sequence ATGAGCGGGCCGATCCGCCTGACCGCGGAGGATCCGGCCGCCTACCTGGGCGGCGACGACATCGTCCAGACCGGCCATCCGGCGGTCCGGGCGCTGGCAGCCGAGTTGCGGGCGGCGCATCCGGACGACGGGGAGTTCGCCCGGGCCGCGTTCGAGTGGGTCCGGGACCGGATCCAGCACTCGGTCGACGTGCAGGATCCGCGGGTGACGCTCACCGCGAGCGAGGTGCTCAGCGCCGGGGTTGGGCTCTGTTATGCCCAGGCGCACCTCCTGGCGGCGGTGACCAGGGCCGGTGGCGTACCGGCCGGGCTCTGCTACCAGCGGCTGGGCGGTGACGGCGAGCCGTTCCTGCACGGCCTGGTCGCTGTTCATCTCGACGGAGGCTGGCATCGCCAGGACCCGCGCGGCAACCAGCCCGGCCACTACGCCGAGTTCCGCCTCGACCGCGAGCAGATCGCCTATCCGATCGCGCCCGGCTCGGCCGACCAGGATCTGCCCGAAGTGCACATCCGGCCCGCGCCCAGCGTGGTCACGGCCCTGCGGGGCGCGTACGACGCCCTGGACCTGTGCCGCAGCGGGCTCCCCTCGGTGCCCTGA
- a CDS encoding flavin monoamine oxidase family protein, translating into MPEQSIAQLSRRSFLRAVGVTGGAGTMFATMGALGLAPASAAPPPFDPPKASDFHLTGRRPGTVIVLGGGIAGLVSAYELGKAGYRVTVLEPRDRTGGRNFTVRGGDTLTDLHGFAQRARFSKGQYMNAGPARIAQWMVTLDYCRELGVPIEVFTNSNADAYIYHSSMPAGQPMRYRTAKADTFGYVSELLAKATDQGALDAELTAEDRERLMEFLTDFGDLGETLEYTGSSRRGFTAWPGESGAPGEILGDVPSASAVFASGVGRHFSFEFEFDQAMLMFQPVGGMDRLPRALTRAIGPQKIKLGCRATSLTQSASGVSVTYTDAAGCAHLTTADYVIAAMPPHLLTGLTHNLGADVVAALTAIRPSSAGKIGLEYRSRWWETDHRIYGGITETDLDLVHVWHPSYGYHGDRGVMIGYYHYGATADRYSAMSPKDRETTAVALGERIYGAKYRTELDSSFSIAWREVPHLEAAWHSFAGNSPQSPIFKPLVEPAGRVLFAGDWLSNMDAWQHGAILAARKAVTTLHARALAR; encoded by the coding sequence ATGCCCGAGCAGTCCATCGCCCAGCTGAGCCGCCGCAGCTTCCTGCGCGCGGTCGGGGTCACCGGCGGCGCCGGCACGATGTTCGCGACCATGGGTGCGCTGGGCCTGGCGCCGGCGTCCGCCGCCCCACCCCCGTTCGATCCGCCGAAGGCCTCCGACTTCCACCTCACCGGCCGCCGGCCCGGCACGGTGATCGTCCTCGGTGGCGGCATCGCCGGCCTGGTCAGCGCCTACGAGCTGGGCAAGGCCGGCTACCGGGTGACCGTCCTGGAGCCGCGCGACCGCACCGGCGGCCGCAACTTCACCGTCCGCGGCGGCGACACACTGACCGACCTGCACGGGTTCGCTCAGCGCGCCCGGTTCAGCAAGGGCCAGTACATGAACGCCGGCCCGGCTCGGATCGCCCAGTGGATGGTCACCCTCGACTACTGCCGCGAACTGGGCGTGCCGATCGAAGTGTTCACCAACAGCAACGCCGACGCGTACATCTACCACAGCTCGATGCCGGCCGGGCAGCCGATGCGCTACCGCACCGCCAAGGCCGACACCTTCGGATATGTCAGCGAGTTGCTCGCCAAGGCCACCGACCAGGGCGCCCTGGACGCCGAGTTGACCGCCGAGGACAGGGAACGCCTGATGGAGTTCCTCACCGACTTCGGCGACCTGGGCGAGACCCTGGAGTACACCGGCTCCAGCCGGCGCGGCTTCACCGCCTGGCCGGGCGAGTCCGGGGCGCCCGGCGAGATCCTCGGCGACGTGCCGTCCGCCTCCGCGGTGTTCGCCTCCGGCGTCGGCCGGCACTTCTCCTTCGAGTTCGAGTTCGACCAGGCGATGCTGATGTTCCAGCCGGTCGGCGGCATGGACCGGTTGCCGCGGGCGCTCACCCGGGCGATCGGCCCGCAGAAGATCAAGCTCGGCTGCCGTGCCACGTCGCTGACCCAGAGCGCGTCGGGCGTCAGTGTCACGTACACCGACGCCGCCGGTTGCGCCCACCTGACGACCGCCGACTACGTGATCGCCGCCATGCCCCCGCACCTGCTCACCGGGCTCACCCACAACCTCGGCGCCGACGTGGTCGCCGCCCTCACCGCGATCCGTCCGTCGTCGGCCGGGAAGATCGGCCTGGAGTACCGCTCCCGCTGGTGGGAGACCGACCACCGGATCTACGGCGGCATCACCGAGACCGACCTGGACCTGGTGCACGTGTGGCACCCGTCGTACGGCTACCACGGCGACCGGGGGGTCATGATCGGCTACTACCACTACGGCGCGACCGCCGACCGGTACTCCGCGATGTCCCCGAAGGACCGCGAGACCACCGCGGTCGCGCTCGGTGAACGCATCTACGGCGCGAAGTACCGTACCGAGCTGGACTCGTCGTTCTCCATCGCCTGGCGCGAGGTCCCGCACCTGGAGGCCGCCTGGCACAGCTTCGCCGGCAACTCGCCGCAGTCACCGATCTTCAAGCCGCTGGTCGAGCCGGCCGGCCGGGTGCTGTTCGCCGGGGACTGGCTGAGCAACATGGACGCCTGGCAGCACGGCGCCATCCTGGCCGCCCGCAAGGCGGTCACCACGCTGCACGCCCGCGCCCTGGCGAGGTAG
- a CDS encoding metallophosphoesterase family protein, with amino-acid sequence MRLLLISDTHVPKRARDLPPPLWAAVDEADVVVHAGDWVDVTLLDALERRAARLIGCYGNNDGPALRARLPEVARASLGGVRLAVVHETGPSGGRERRCAERFPDTDVLVFGHSHIPWDSVAPGGLRLLNPGSPTDRRRQPDCTYLTATVAGGELTDVVLHRLPHR; translated from the coding sequence GTGCGACTGCTGCTGATCTCCGACACCCACGTCCCGAAACGGGCCCGGGACCTGCCACCACCGCTGTGGGCGGCCGTCGACGAGGCCGACGTGGTGGTGCACGCCGGGGACTGGGTCGACGTGACGCTGCTGGACGCGCTGGAGCGCCGAGCCGCGCGGCTGATCGGGTGTTACGGCAACAACGACGGCCCGGCGCTGCGTGCCCGGCTGCCCGAGGTGGCGCGCGCCTCACTCGGCGGCGTACGGCTCGCGGTGGTCCACGAGACCGGACCGTCCGGCGGCCGCGAGCGCCGCTGCGCCGAGCGGTTCCCGGACACCGACGTGCTGGTCTTCGGGCACTCGCACATCCCCTGGGACAGCGTCGCGCCGGGCGGGTTGCGACTGCTCAACCCGGGCTCCCCGACCGACCGCCGCCGGCAGCCGGACTGCACCTACCTGACCGCGACGGTTGCCGGCGGCGAGCTGACCGACGTCGTCCTGCATCGCCTCCCCCACCGGTGA
- a CDS encoding GNAT family N-acetyltransferase — MFSLPLRSGAHLAPLEVWHAEEFAAHLDRAREHIRPWVGASFIGADVSATLRRYADRQAADGARLYGIRRDGVLVGGVMFVAFDAAGGWCELGCWLEPSAEGHGLITEACGVLLDWAFTVRGLHRAEWHCRADNERSAAVAKRLGMTLEGVRREAWPFRGVRYDKQVWSVLAPEWRAPSRP; from the coding sequence GTGTTTTCCCTGCCGTTGCGCTCCGGCGCCCACCTCGCGCCGCTGGAGGTCTGGCACGCCGAGGAGTTCGCCGCGCACCTGGACCGGGCCCGCGAGCACATCCGCCCGTGGGTCGGCGCGAGCTTCATCGGCGCGGACGTCAGCGCCACCCTGCGGCGCTACGCCGATCGGCAGGCCGCCGACGGGGCCCGGCTCTACGGCATCCGGCGGGACGGGGTGCTGGTCGGCGGCGTGATGTTCGTGGCGTTCGACGCGGCGGGCGGCTGGTGCGAGCTCGGCTGCTGGCTGGAGCCGTCCGCCGAGGGACACGGACTGATCACCGAGGCCTGCGGGGTGCTGCTGGACTGGGCCTTCACGGTGCGCGGGCTGCACCGCGCGGAGTGGCACTGCCGCGCCGACAACGAACGCAGCGCCGCGGTCGCCAAACGCCTCGGCATGACCCTGGAAGGGGTACGCCGCGAGGCCTGGCCGTTCCGCGGCGTCCGTTACGACAAGCAGGTCTGGTCCGTCCTCGCGCCGGAGTGGCGAGCACCCTCCCGGCCCTAG
- a CDS encoding TetR/AcrR family transcriptional regulator: MPRTKGDHEARRRDVSEAVWRVLATRGFAGLTLRAVAAELSATTGLLTHYFPTKQALVAHALDILERRTMSRPRRHTGEGLTALRDALLDILPLTPEATDSNRIWVSSWDTALSEPDLSSDYARKYAAGRHRLRERVAAAQELGELPPGDPERIASAAQAFVLGLVVQSLFDPAAYPPERQVELLDDYLATLRPLSPA, from the coding sequence ATGCCACGCACCAAGGGAGATCACGAGGCCCGCCGCCGCGACGTCTCGGAGGCGGTCTGGCGGGTCCTGGCCACCCGGGGGTTCGCCGGTCTCACCCTGCGCGCCGTCGCCGCCGAGCTGAGCGCGACCACCGGCCTGCTGACCCACTACTTCCCGACCAAGCAGGCCCTGGTCGCCCATGCCCTGGACATCCTGGAGCGGCGCACCATGTCGCGCCCCCGCCGCCACACGGGCGAGGGCCTGACCGCGCTCCGGGACGCCCTGCTGGACATCCTGCCGCTGACGCCCGAGGCCACCGACAGCAACCGGATCTGGGTCTCCTCCTGGGACACCGCCCTCTCCGAGCCGGACCTGAGCAGCGACTATGCCCGCAAGTACGCCGCCGGCCGGCACCGGCTGCGCGAGCGGGTCGCCGCCGCCCAGGAGCTCGGCGAGCTACCGCCCGGCGACCCGGAGCGGATCGCGTCCGCCGCCCAGGCGTTCGTCCTCGGCCTGGTGGTGCAGTCCCTGTTCGACCCGGCGGCGTACCCGCCCGAGCGGCAGGTCGAGCTCCTGGACGACTACCTGGCCACGCTGCGGCCGCTCAGTCCAGCGTGA